ACCCGGGCTGACCACGACCAGCACATAGTCGGCGACGTGCGCTGCCGCGGTGGTCGAGTCTTCCGTTGGGTAACCGGCGTCGGTGAACTGCTGACGGGTGGCCGCGGAGTCGTCGCACAGAGTCGCCGCCGCGCCCAACGCATCGAGCGCCGCCACCACCGCGCGGCCGGTCACTCCCCCGCCCGCGACGAGCACTGGCGCTCCGGCCGACAGCACCTCCAGCCCGGGGCCGGTCATCTCAGCCGCCGCCGGTGGCCGCGAGCCATTCGCTGTAGAACAGCGCGACACCCAGGCCGCAGCTGATGGCCGTGAGCAGCCAGAACCGGATGATCACCGTGGTCTCCGCCCAGCCGACCAGCTCGAAGTGGTGGTGGAAGGGTGCCATCCGGAACACTCGACGGCCGGTCGTGCGGAACGCCAAGATCTGCACCACCACCGAGACGATCTCGGCGACGAACAGCGAGCCGAGCACCACCGCGAGGATCTCGGTGCGGCTGGTCACCGAGATGCCGGCGATGATGCCGCCGAGGGCCAGCGAGCCGGTGTCGCCCATGAAGATCTTGGCGGGCGCGGCATTCCACCACAGGAAGCCGATGCACGCGCCGGCGGTGGACGCGGCGATGATGGCTAGGTCCAGCGGATCGCGCACGTTGTAGCAGCCCAGCCCCGGCGCGGTCGCGCACGCGTTGCGGTACTGCCAGAAGGTGATCAGGACGTAGGCGGCGGTCACCATCGCCATCGATCCGGCCGCCAGTCCGTCCAGTCCGTCGGTGAAATTGACCGCGTTGGACCACGCGCTGACGACGATCACGCAGAACAACACGAAGAGCGCCGGACCCAGTGCGACCGTGGCGATTTCGCGTACGTAAGACAGGCTCGAGGACCCCGGGGTCAGCCCTGTGTCGTTGCGAAATCGCAGGACCAGGGCGCCGAACAAGGTGGCGGCGACGATCTGCCCGATGGTCTTTGCGGTTTTGTTCAGCCCGAGGTTGCGGGATCGCCGGACCTTGATCAGGTCGTCGACGAACCCCACGGCACCCAGGGTGGTGGCCAAGAACAGCACCAGCAAACCTGACGCGGACGGGCCGTTGCCGTCGAACGCCAGCCCGGCCAGGTGCGTGCCGAGGTAGCCCGCCCAAATGCCGGCCAGGATCGCGACCCCGCCCATCGACGGTGTGCCGCGCTTGGTCTTGTGGCTGGGCGGGCCGTCCTCGCGAACCTCGTGGCCAAAGCCCTGCCTGTTGAACAGCCGGATCAGCATCGGGGTGAGCAGGATCGAGACCGTCACGGAGATCGCGACGGCGAGCAGAATGTCGATCATCGGGTGTCGCCCTGGCTCTCCGCCACCAGCGAATCGGCCAGCGCCCCAAGTCCGGCCGCGTTGGAGGCTTTGACCAGCACCACGTCGCCGGGCTGCAACTCAGCCCGCAGGACGGCCAGGGCGGCATCGGCGTCGGCGACGATCACGACCTCGTCGCCCCACGAACCTTCCATGACGGCGCCCTGGTGCATGGCGCTCATAGACCTCCCCGTTCCGACGACAATGAGTCGAGACACATCTAATCGCACTGCCAGCCGTCCAACGCGGTCATGCTCGGATATCGCATCGTCGCCGAGTTCTGCCATCTCGCCCAGCACTGCCCAGCTGCGGCGGCGTCGCCCGCCGGGGCCTGCGTCACCGGAGGCCGAAATCCACGCCAGCGCCTGCAACCCGGCGCGCATCGAGTCCGGATTGGCGTTGTAGGCGTCGTCGATAACGGTCACCCCGTCGGTGCGGGTGCTGACCCGCATCCGGTGGCCCGAGACCGGCCCGGCGTCGGCCAGGGCCTGCGCGACCTGCGCGGCGGTGGCCCCACACTCCAGCGCGACCGCTGCGGCGCACAGCGCATTGCTGACCTGGTGATCGCCATGCACGGCCAGGTTGACGTCGATCGCGACGTCGCCCGCGTGCAGCGTGAACTGCGGACGCGCCAGCTCGTCAAGCGTCACCGGCCCGGCCCAGACGTCGGTCTCCCGGTTTCGGCTGATCCGCACGACGCGGGCCGCCGTCACCTCGGCCATCGCGGCGACGGCCGGATCATCGGCGTTGAGCACCACCACCCCGGAACGCGGGACAGCCTGAGGCAGTTCACTTTTGGTTTGCGCGATGGCTTCCCGCGAGCCGAACTCGCCGAGGTGCGCGGTGCCGACGTTCAGCACCACTCCGATCGCGGGCGGCGCTATCGCGGCGAGCGCGGCGATGTTGCCGGGATGGCGGGCCGACAGCTCGAGCACCAGGTAGTCGGTGCTCGGCGTGGCACGCAGCACGGTCCACGGGTGGCCAAGCTCGTTGTTGAATGATCCCGGCGGGGCGATCACCTCGCCGAGCGGCGAAAGCACCGCGGCAAGCAGGTCTTTCGTGGAGGTTTTGCCCGATGAACCGGTGATGCCGACGATTGTGAGTCCCCCGGCCACCAACTCGGCAGCCACCGCGGCGGCGAGCTTGGCCAATGCCGCGAGCACGGCGGCGCCCGACCCGTCGCTGTCGTGTTCGAGCACACCGGCGGCCGTGTCGACGTGCTCCGCCGGCGCGACGACGATCGCGGGGACGCCGACCGGACGAGCGGCCAGCACCGCGACGGCTCCCGCGGCCACCGCCGACGCCGCGTGATCGTGCCCGTCGACGCGGGCGCCGGGCAACGCCAGGAAGAGTCCGCCGGAAGTGACCTTGCGGGAATCGAATTCGACTGTCCCGGTGACGTGCAGCTTCGCGGCGTCCGCGGCGGAGATGTCGGCCAGCTCGCCGCCGACGATCGCGGCGATCTGTGCCACGGTGAGGTCGATCACTTGCGGGCCTCAAGCGCGGCGGCGAGTTCGATCCGATCATCGAACGGCTGCGTTTGCCCGTTGCGGGTCTGACCGGTTTCATGCCCCTTGCCCGCGATCAGCACCACGTCCCCGGCCGCCGCCCAGCCCACCGCGTGGTTGATCGCCGCGCGCCGGTCGCCGATCTCGACCACCTCGACGTCGGTGCCGGCTTCCGCTGTGCCGCCGAGGATCTCGCGGCGGATCTCGGCCGGGTCCTCGCTGCGCGGATTGTCGTCGGTCACCACCACCAGGTCCGCGAGTTCTGCAGCGACACGGCCCATCTCGGCCCGCTTGCCACTGTCGCGATCGCCACCGGCGCCGAATACCACACCGAGCCGGCCGTCCGGACGTCGAAGGGTGCGGAGCACCTCGCGCAGCGCGCCCGGTTTGTGGGCGTAGTCGACCAGTGCGAGGAAGTCCTGGCCGCGGTTGACCTGCTCGAGGCGGCCGGGAACCTGAGTGTGCCGTAGGCCCGTGCAGGCCTGCTCCGGCGAGACGCCGACAGCGTCTAGGACCGCCACTGCGACAAGGCAATTGGCAACGTTGTAATCGCCGGGCAGCGTGATGGCCAGCCGGTGATGAACACCGGCCGGGTCGACGGCGGTGAATTCCTGCCCACCCGCCTGCACGACGACGGCCTCGGCACGCCAGTCGGCAGGCCGGCCCTTGGTGCTGACCGTGACGGCCTGGTCTGCGCGGTGGGCCATCGCGCGGCCGGCGTCGTCGTCGACACACACCACCGCCCGGCGCGCCCGCAGCGGTGAGGTCGGGTCGAACAGCCGCGCCTTGGCGTCGAAGTAGT
This genomic stretch from Mycobacterium paraterrae harbors:
- a CDS encoding UDP-N-acetylmuramoyl-L-alanyl-D-glutamate--2,6-diaminopimelate ligase produces the protein MIVPAALRPSSCAGVPLSMLAFQVGAVPAEGSTESDLQITGVTLRAQDVQPGDLFAALPGATVHGARFYGQAVESGAAAVLTDADGFAQLNRDAGTVPVLVHPQPRGVLGEIAATVYGHPSAHLAVVGITGTSGKTTTTYLIEAGLRAAGRSVGLIGTVGLRINGEDIPSALTTPEAPALQALLAAMVERGVDTVVMEVSSHALTLGRVDGTEFAVGGFTNLSRDHLDFHPTMEDYFDAKARLFDPTSPLRARRAVVCVDDDAGRAMAHRADQAVTVSTKGRPADWRAEAVVVQAGGQEFTAVDPAGVHHRLAITLPGDYNVANCLVAVAVLDAVGVSPEQACTGLRHTQVPGRLEQVNRGQDFLALVDYAHKPGALREVLRTLRRPDGRLGVVFGAGGDRDSGKRAEMGRVAAELADLVVVTDDNPRSEDPAEIRREILGGTAEAGTDVEVVEIGDRRAAINHAVGWAAAGDVVLIAGKGHETGQTRNGQTQPFDDRIELAAALEARK
- the mraY gene encoding phospho-N-acetylmuramoyl-pentapeptide-transferase is translated as MIDILLAVAISVTVSILLTPMLIRLFNRQGFGHEVREDGPPSHKTKRGTPSMGGVAILAGIWAGYLGTHLAGLAFDGNGPSASGLLVLFLATTLGAVGFVDDLIKVRRSRNLGLNKTAKTIGQIVAATLFGALVLRFRNDTGLTPGSSSLSYVREIATVALGPALFVLFCVIVVSAWSNAVNFTDGLDGLAAGSMAMVTAAYVLITFWQYRNACATAPGLGCYNVRDPLDLAIIAASTAGACIGFLWWNAAPAKIFMGDTGSLALGGIIAGISVTSRTEILAVVLGSLFVAEIVSVVVQILAFRTTGRRVFRMAPFHHHFELVGWAETTVIIRFWLLTAISCGLGVALFYSEWLAATGGG
- a CDS encoding UDP-N-acetylmuramoyl-tripeptide--D-alanyl-D-alanine ligase, whose translation is MIDLTVAQIAAIVGGELADISAADAAKLHVTGTVEFDSRKVTSGGLFLALPGARVDGHDHAASAVAAGAVAVLAARPVGVPAIVVAPAEHVDTAAGVLEHDSDGSGAAVLAALAKLAAAVAAELVAGGLTIVGITGSSGKTSTKDLLAAVLSPLGEVIAPPGSFNNELGHPWTVLRATPSTDYLVLELSARHPGNIAALAAIAPPAIGVVLNVGTAHLGEFGSREAIAQTKSELPQAVPRSGVVVLNADDPAVAAMAEVTAARVVRISRNRETDVWAGPVTLDELARPQFTLHAGDVAIDVNLAVHGDHQVSNALCAAAVALECGATAAQVAQALADAGPVSGHRMRVSTRTDGVTVIDDAYNANPDSMRAGLQALAWISASGDAGPGGRRRRSWAVLGEMAELGDDAISEHDRVGRLAVRLDVSRLIVVGTGRSMSAMHQGAVMEGSWGDEVVIVADADAALAVLRAELQPGDVVLVKASNAAGLGALADSLVAESQGDTR